Proteins found in one Dermacentor silvarum isolate Dsil-2018 chromosome 8, BIME_Dsil_1.4, whole genome shotgun sequence genomic segment:
- the LOC119461409 gene encoding uncharacterized protein LOC119461409 isoform X1 — MVLSLAVSMAVSMAVSMAVSLVARAAYPPLVAPDLLVLALHHQVADLAQQPEASFPVEASLEHGTLVATMYGRFMAQYITDMAETALVMATVLALLAFLLADMPTVLSETTSAITATGAASVAMVMGSLPPVCPGALRVLEVLEPLRLLWVLSGARAQQGAPLQLQELVELPVLAALANHQRGNKQPSSPFLATLQKPN; from the exons ATGGTGCTTTCCCTGGCGGTTTCCATGGCGGTTTCCATGGCGGTTTCCATGGCGGTTTCCCTAGTGGCCCGAGCGGCGTATCCCCCGCTGGTGGCCCCGGATCTGCTGGTCCTAGCGCTGCACCATCAGGTGGCCGACCTGGCGCAGCAGCCGGAGGCTTCCTTCCCAGTGGAGGCGTCCCTGGAGCATGGTACCCTGGTAGCTACAATGTATGGCCGGTTTATGGCCCAGTATATTACGGACATGGCGGAAACGGCTTTGGTGATGGCTACGGTTTTGGCTTTGCTGGCGTTCCTCTTGGCGGATATGCCTACGGTCCTTTCGGAGACTACTTCGGCGATAACGGCTACTGGGGCGGCCTCGGTGGCTATGGTTATGGGGTCCCTGCCCCCGGTTTGTCCTGGGGCCCTCAGGGTTCTGGAGGTTTTGGAGCCTCTTCGTCTTCTGTGGGTTCTGTCGGGGGCCAGGGCACAGCAAGGAGCACCCCTGCAGCTGCAGGAGTTGGTGGAGCTGCCAGTTCTAGCAGCGCTAG CCAATCACCAGCGAGGCAATAAGCAACCATCGTCACCCTTCCTGGCAACACTACAAAAGCCAAA CTAA
- the LOC119461409 gene encoding uncharacterized protein LOC119461409 isoform X2, whose protein sequence is MVLSLAVSLVARAAYPPLVAPDLLVLALHHQVADLAQQPEASFPVEASLEHGTLVATMYGRFMAQYITDMAETALVMATVLALLAFLLADMPTVLSETTSAITATGAASVAMVMGSLPPVCPGALRVLEVLEPLRLLWVLSGARAQQGAPLQLQELVELPVLAALANHQRGNKQPSSPFLATLQKPN, encoded by the exons ATGGTGCTTTCCC TGGCGGTTTCCCTAGTGGCCCGAGCGGCGTATCCCCCGCTGGTGGCCCCGGATCTGCTGGTCCTAGCGCTGCACCATCAGGTGGCCGACCTGGCGCAGCAGCCGGAGGCTTCCTTCCCAGTGGAGGCGTCCCTGGAGCATGGTACCCTGGTAGCTACAATGTATGGCCGGTTTATGGCCCAGTATATTACGGACATGGCGGAAACGGCTTTGGTGATGGCTACGGTTTTGGCTTTGCTGGCGTTCCTCTTGGCGGATATGCCTACGGTCCTTTCGGAGACTACTTCGGCGATAACGGCTACTGGGGCGGCCTCGGTGGCTATGGTTATGGGGTCCCTGCCCCCGGTTTGTCCTGGGGCCCTCAGGGTTCTGGAGGTTTTGGAGCCTCTTCGTCTTCTGTGGGTTCTGTCGGGGGCCAGGGCACAGCAAGGAGCACCCCTGCAGCTGCAGGAGTTGGTGGAGCTGCCAGTTCTAGCAGCGCTAG CCAATCACCAGCGAGGCAATAAGCAACCATCGTCACCCTTCCTGGCAACACTACAAAAGCCAAA CTAA